The DNA segment GCAAAGCCTCACCTTTCAGCTCTGCCGACCTTTCCATTTACCGATTTACCGTGATCTTTCCGGAGACTTGAGGCTCTCGCAGACTCCAGTTTGCAGGATACTTGTCGGTCCGAGTCCGACTCTATCCTCCACAAGTGTCGCACCAATACAACCTCACATGCTCGATCAGGTAAGAACGGAACATCTCAACTTTGAGTGAACCAGGTACGTGGGTGCCAAACTCGCTTATGGCACTTTCTTGGACGACTTGCCGGATTTGTACAAGTTCAGAAGCTGATCCCAGCATCGACATAGGCGCGCTACAGGGGTTGTTTCTGATTCGTGGAATAGTAGTGTTCACGTCGCACTGGGCGAGCAACTTGACCTTGACAGCCGCGGCATCAAGCGACGGAATAGAACTGACAGTGGGCAAAGTTCGCCACATGATGCCTTGCTCTTTTCGGTAGATATGGGGAAGGAAAAGCCCTTGGCAGCGGCGTCAACATGCGGTTACATAGATCATGGTTTGTATATACATGTGAGCAAAGGTAGGCGTATTGCCTGCCCCCCCGTGTTTTGCCTCTCACTCACGCCTTGACGCTCCACAAGGATGTTGCCCCAGTTtcagccatcatcttcctgctTTTGATGACAAAGGAGGCCGCGACAAGCACCATTCCAATGAGCAACGTTGTCCCGGCAAAAACCTGCGCACCCCAGTAATCCCCATCACAAGCTGTGATGATGGCACCGGCAACTGGCGGGCCTGCCAGGGTTGCAAAACTGACGGTCGTAAACACCATCCCGATCCTCACACCGGCTTTCCGCACGTCGGTGTTGAGACTGCTCAGTCCGGCCGGGAACAGACTCTGAATACCACCGGCGACCATCCCGTAGAAGCAAGACCACACATAGAGGCCCGCCACATCTTTCACAGCCATCCAGCAGATGACACAAACACCGCAGAGTCCCGCCACAGGAACAAACACCTTGAGAGGTCCAACTCGGTCGGCAACGGCGTTCGGGCCTAGTCTCCCGATCACTCCCACGCCGttcatcaccagcaacaaaTTCAAGCTCTCGGTGAAGTCCAGCCCAATGATGTCCCTGCTAAACGACGCCACGTAATAGAACGGAAAGTACAACCCAATAAAGCACTTGTCTGATGTCAGCTCTCTTCCATCGTCTTGTGCTATTCCCAAGGGGCGTTTTCAATCAAAACTCACAGTAAAAGCCCCCAACGCATACATGAcatactccccctccttccaagCCGCCAAATCAATCAACGGCCCCGACTTCCTCGGCTTTATCCTCGGCTTCAAAAACACACAGCCCACCCCCAAGGTCAAAAGCTGAATAAACCCAATGCTCCTCATCGtccacccaaacccaaccttgGGCAGCAGCTCGCGCACCATGCTGGGGAAGATCAACCCACCCGTCGCACTGCCACAGGCCGCAACCGCCAGCGCAATCGCCCGCCTCTTGTCAAAGTACGTGCTCACCGTCGAGATGCTCGGGCAGAACAGACACCCCATCCCCAGGCCCATGCATATCCCCTGGCTGAGAAAGACCTGGCTGTACGTGCTCGCAGCGGAAACGGTAAACGTCcccagcaggagcagcaccGTTCCCAGGGCGAAGATGTGCCGGAAGAAACCCGCGTCTGTGAGGCGGCCGGTGATGGCGccgatgaagaagagcaggaagaTTTGCACTGACCCAACCCAGGATATGTCGGATGGagggcgggagagggtggtggtgtagtaGGGTTGGAAGACGCCAAAGGAGTTGATGATGCCCcaggtgttggtgatgacgaggTGGGCACAGAACACGGCAGTCCAGGCTTTGACGCCGCCGTCGGGGGGAGGGCCGGGGTCGTAGTTTGTGCTTTGACGGGTCAGGCGGCTGATGGTT comes from the Podospora pseudocomata strain CBS 415.72m chromosome 5, whole genome shotgun sequence genome and includes:
- a CDS encoding hypothetical protein (COG:G; EggNog:ENOG503NYSR) is translated as MATDLETGPPPPVAGPERDIDTDSSSPSSKSPPVKPTREKTDGASTTDTDSDSDSDVAPQPLETGGVISRTISRLTRQSTNYDPGPPPDGGVKAWTAVFCAHLVITNTWGIINSFGVFQPYYTTTLSRPPSDISWVGSVQIFLLFFIGAITGRLTDAGFFRHIFALGTVLLLLGTFTVSAASTYSQVFLSQGICMGLGMGCLFCPSISTVSTYFDKRRAIALAVAACGSATGGLIFPSMVRELLPKVGFGWTMRSIGFIQLLTLGVGCVFLKPRIKPRKSGPLIDLAAWKEGEYVMYALGAFTCFIGLYFPFYYVASFSRDIIGLDFTESLNLLLVMNGVGVIGRLGPNAVADRVGPLKVFVPVAGLCGVCVICWMAVKDVAGLYVWSCFYGMVAGGIQSLFPAGLSSLNTDVRKAGVRIGMVFTTVSFATLAGPPVAGAIITACDGDYWGAQVFAGTTLLIGMVLVAASFVIKSRKMMAETGATSLWSVKA